A window of Citrus sinensis cultivar Valencia sweet orange chromosome 7, DVS_A1.0, whole genome shotgun sequence contains these coding sequences:
- the LOC102625767 gene encoding uncharacterized protein LOC102625767: MGCCESEVAYCKRHQNRKQLQGVCPFCLRERLSQLAAATSLKKTSMLSRSRTSSPHSSSPAGYSSASASSSNNKSPSRRRHNRVASEIIGSISFVLSAGSNIGLKKSRSIAFVPSNFVGERKSDKKKQGFWSKLLHRDRKKDIFMGSRNVSVREA, translated from the coding sequence ATGGGGTGCTGTGAATCGGAAGTAGCTTATTGCAAGAGGCACCAAAATCGCAAGCAGCTTCAAGGGGTTTGTCCGTTCTGTCTAAGAGAAAGGCTCTCTCAGTTAGCTGCTGCCACTTCTCTCAAGAAAACTTCAATGCTTTCTCGTTCTCGTACTTCTTCTCCACATTCTTCATCACCAGCTGGCTACTCTTCTGCTTCTGCTTCCTCATCCAACAACAAGTCTCCGTCTCGTCGTCGACATAATCGAGTCGCTTCGGAGATCATCGGGTCGATATCTTTCGTGTTAAGTGCTGGCAGCAATATTGGGTTGAAGAAGAGTAGATCGATTGCTTTTGTTCCGAGCAACTTTGTTGGAGAGCGTAAGAGTGACAAGAAGAAACAAGGTTTTTGGTCAAAGTTGCTCCATAGGGATAGGAAGAAGGACATTTTTATGGGTTCAAGGAATGTTAGCGTAAGAGAAGCATGA